One window of Tepidanaerobacter acetatoxydans Re1 genomic DNA carries:
- a CDS encoding Wadjet anti-phage system protein JetD domain-containing protein gives MYNLIKVFLNDYKQKNRKSFYLNDLEKFLLEKSGGFSAYHKKGGYHGLYEGLERLLQEGYIKPMKTVGYNGKYPPLKLRWYVTEDVITPRWKSEDILRLSDLLDLSTYIKYPRLQTDREWQFILRIYEFLQNRDWREWASCEERCLELFDNEKFLDPKEEPDNGVIKRLKLSYEDLKMKKYGQMFVYWNRGVRQIKTAIILENHSTFFTFKRAAAKGYDLFGIIPDAIIYGQGKDIISSFAFIREIADIGDLKVFYFGDIDPEGYMIYKSLKETYPSVNISLQLDAYKNLLDFGKSYPIKKAQNMNIENLNFVISEFTENNYHETVKHLKRLWYANRRIPQEFITYEYLRQPTNT, from the coding sequence ATGTACAATCTTATAAAAGTCTTTTTGAATGACTACAAACAAAAAAATCGGAAAAGTTTTTATTTAAATGATCTTGAAAAGTTTTTGTTGGAAAAATCAGGAGGATTCTCTGCCTACCATAAAAAGGGCGGCTATCATGGCCTATATGAGGGTTTAGAAAGACTCCTGCAAGAAGGATATATAAAACCAATGAAAACCGTGGGATACAATGGCAAATATCCGCCATTGAAACTTCGATGGTACGTTACAGAAGATGTGATTACTCCAAGATGGAAGAGTGAAGACATCCTAAGACTGTCCGATTTATTGGACCTTAGTACATATATTAAATATCCGAGGCTGCAAACTGACAGAGAATGGCAATTTATTTTACGAATATATGAGTTTTTGCAAAACAGAGACTGGCGAGAGTGGGCAAGTTGTGAGGAAAGATGTTTGGAGCTTTTTGATAATGAGAAGTTTTTAGACCCAAAAGAAGAACCGGATAACGGAGTAATCAAAAGATTAAAGCTGTCTTATGAAGACCTTAAAATGAAAAAATACGGCCAGATGTTTGTATATTGGAACAGGGGCGTAAGGCAGATTAAAACCGCAATTATTTTGGAAAATCATTCCACATTCTTTACTTTTAAAAGGGCTGCGGCAAAGGGATATGACCTGTTCGGCATTATTCCCGACGCTATAATTTACGGTCAAGGCAAGGATATAATAAGCAGCTTTGCTTTCATCCGTGAGATTGCCGATATCGGCGACTTAAAGGTCTTTTATTTTGGGGATATTGACCCGGAAGGTTATATGATTTACAAATCCTTAAAAGAAACATATCCTTCCGTAAATATTTCACTTCAATTAGATGCCTATAAAAATTTGTTAGATTTTGGAAAATCTTATCCAATTAAAAAAGCCCAGAATATGAATATTGAAAACTTAAATTTTGTTATAAGTGAGTTTACTGAAAATAATTATCATGAAACGGTGAAACATCTAAAAAGGCTGTGGTATGCAAATCGGAGAATTCCACAGGAGTTTATTACTTATGAATATCTAAGGCAACCAACTAATACATAA
- a CDS encoding NEW3 domain-containing protein, translated as MLKQLEFKGLSSRKVKKLAVIFFILCFILCETAYAANALVLYTPYPGISAQPGSNITFPLTVKGSGFVDLEVTSVPSGWTAGIYGNGMRIHRVYVPSDDAAEAELRVKIPSDAKSGSYSLSVKASGAGGTANLPLSIRIDDDAGGADKIEVQYPSLSGPDTASFSFRGTLYNNSGRPRFYSLGADAPEGWQVSFKPAYQSNQITSLSLEAGKSQDLDIIVQPPKGVKAGKYTITAAAVYGSEVAKAELEVVISGTYRLELSTPSGRLNQDLTAGKKGALTLELENSGSANLQGINLSATAPSGWTVTFEPNTIEMLKSGEKKQVTAFITPSAKAIAGDYMVTINATAAETSDSADIRTTIHTSTLWGLVGVVIIIGVVAWVVTTFRKYGRR; from the coding sequence TTGTTAAAGCAACTTGAATTTAAGGGCTTAAGCTCGAGGAAAGTAAAAAAATTAGCAGTAATATTTTTTATCTTATGCTTTATTTTATGTGAAACAGCTTATGCTGCAAATGCTTTAGTTCTTTATACTCCATATCCGGGGATTTCGGCTCAACCGGGCAGTAATATAACATTCCCTCTCACAGTAAAGGGCTCGGGATTCGTAGACCTTGAAGTAACTTCCGTGCCTTCCGGATGGACAGCCGGAATTTATGGCAACGGTATGAGAATACACCGGGTCTATGTGCCTTCAGATGATGCCGCAGAGGCAGAGCTTAGAGTCAAAATTCCATCAGATGCAAAAAGCGGCAGTTATAGCTTGTCGGTTAAAGCTTCTGGAGCCGGCGGAACTGCTAACCTTCCTTTGAGTATTAGAATCGATGACGATGCAGGCGGCGCCGACAAGATAGAAGTTCAGTATCCTTCGCTTTCGGGACCGGATACGGCAAGTTTCAGTTTTAGGGGCACATTGTACAATAACAGCGGTCGCCCCAGATTTTACAGTCTCGGTGCCGATGCTCCCGAGGGCTGGCAGGTATCCTTTAAGCCGGCGTATCAAAGCAATCAAATTACAAGTCTTAGTTTAGAGGCCGGCAAGTCTCAAGACCTTGACATAATTGTACAACCTCCAAAAGGAGTTAAGGCAGGCAAATATACTATAACGGCAGCGGCGGTCTATGGCAGCGAGGTTGCCAAGGCAGAGCTGGAGGTAGTAATTTCCGGAACATATCGTCTCGAACTGTCTACGCCGTCGGGTCGATTAAATCAGGACTTAACTGCCGGTAAAAAGGGTGCACTAACTCTCGAACTCGAAAACAGTGGAAGTGCCAACCTACAAGGAATAAATCTTTCTGCAACGGCACCGTCCGGCTGGACCGTAACCTTTGAGCCAAATACCATTGAGATGCTAAAGAGTGGAGAAAAGAAACAGGTTACCGCCTTTATTACTCCCAGTGCCAAGGCCATTGCAGGAGACTATATGGTTACGATAAATGCTACAGCTGCCGAAACATCTGACAGTGCAGATATTAGGACAACTATTCATACCTCTACGCTCTGGGGTTTGGTAGGGGTTGTAATAATCATAGGAGTAGTGGCCTGGGTAGTTACAACCTTTAGGAAATACGGGCGGCGATAA
- a CDS encoding ABC transporter ATP-binding protein, giving the protein MNGQNIIEIQNLTKRYGSITAVDNLNLSISKGEIFGLLGPNGAGKTTTILMLMGLSEPTSGSISVAGLNPTREPIKVKRIVGYMPDSIGFYGDMTGRENLYYTAKLNRIPEERQDDLIDSLLAKVGLKDAADRKVREYSRGMRQRLGVADVLLKDPEVVFLDEPTLGLDPEGTAELLDIITELGKKEGKTVLISSHLLHQVQAICDRVGIFVKGKLVAAGTISELAQKIGGERAIEIKASPIEAFPSDVVRSMPGVNSISMQNDMIVIDGAGQELAPKIVRELVAQNMDIYHLKICGSDLDDIYHRYFQEGGASSNG; this is encoded by the coding sequence ATGAACGGGCAAAATATAATTGAAATTCAAAACCTTACAAAGCGTTACGGTTCCATCACTGCAGTGGATAATTTGAATCTTTCGATATCGAAGGGCGAGATATTCGGCCTGCTCGGGCCAAACGGTGCTGGAAAGACCACTACAATATTGATGCTTATGGGGCTTTCTGAGCCAACTTCCGGCAGTATCAGTGTGGCAGGTTTAAATCCAACCCGCGAGCCAATCAAAGTAAAGCGGATAGTTGGCTATATGCCGGATAGTATTGGGTTTTACGGTGATATGACAGGTAGGGAAAACCTTTATTATACTGCAAAACTAAACAGGATTCCCGAAGAACGGCAAGATGACTTAATCGACAGCCTTCTGGCTAAGGTAGGCCTTAAAGATGCGGCAGACAGAAAAGTCCGCGAGTATTCAAGGGGCATGCGCCAGCGGCTGGGTGTGGCCGATGTGCTTTTAAAGGACCCTGAAGTGGTATTCCTGGATGAGCCTACTTTAGGTCTTGACCCGGAAGGCACTGCAGAGCTTTTGGACATTATAACGGAGCTTGGCAAAAAAGAAGGTAAGACCGTTCTGATATCTTCTCATCTCCTCCATCAGGTTCAGGCTATTTGCGACAGAGTTGGAATTTTTGTAAAGGGCAAGCTGGTAGCGGCAGGCACTATTTCTGAACTTGCCCAAAAAATAGGCGGCGAGCGGGCGATTGAAATTAAGGCAAGCCCTATAGAGGCCTTTCCGTCTGATGTAGTAAGGTCGATGCCCGGCGTTAATTCAATCAGCATGCAAAATGACATGATTGTTATTGACGGGGCAGGGCAGGAACTTGCACCCAAAATAGTAAGGGAACTTGTGGCACAAAATATGGATATTTACCACTTGAAGATATGCGGTTCCGATCTTGATGATATTTATCATCGGTATTTTCAGGAAGGAGGTGCAAGTAGCAATGGATAA
- a CDS encoding ABC transporter permease, translating to MDKLKDFLLKKFKSSSSEENSGGVKVVFVKELADQLSSIRCLILFALIALTGIVSFYSAASNIGAVSEDSGANFILIRLFATSGTSLPSFTWFLSLLGPLVGLSMGFDAINAEQNSGTLTRLLAQPIYRDDVINGKFLARLFILALMTFALGGFVAGMGIILTGVAPEGEEIVRLLIYLLLSIVYMAFWLALSMLFSVIFRQTATSALSGIALWLFLTIFLPIFAGMVADTFYPIADSADALTQLNNIRIAQGISRLSPSTLYSEAAVTILSPSVRTLGPVLLEQAYGAIPGFLPLGQSLLLIWPHLTGLVAGTVIIFGITYTLFIRQEIRA from the coding sequence ATGGATAAGTTAAAGGATTTTCTCTTGAAAAAATTCAAAAGCTCTTCTTCCGAAGAAAATTCCGGCGGTGTAAAAGTGGTATTTGTAAAGGAACTGGCCGACCAGCTTTCAAGCATAAGATGCCTTATTCTGTTTGCCTTGATTGCACTTACAGGGATTGTCTCATTTTACTCAGCAGCCTCAAATATAGGGGCAGTAAGTGAAGATTCAGGAGCAAACTTCATACTTATTCGGCTATTTGCAACTTCAGGAACTTCCCTGCCATCTTTTACATGGTTTTTGTCATTGCTCGGCCCGCTTGTGGGGCTTTCCATGGGTTTTGATGCCATAAATGCAGAGCAAAACAGCGGGACACTGACAAGACTGCTGGCACAGCCCATATACAGGGATGATGTTATCAATGGAAAGTTTCTTGCACGGCTTTTCATACTGGCTCTGATGACATTTGCGCTTGGCGGTTTTGTGGCAGGTATGGGTATTATATTGACGGGAGTTGCACCGGAGGGTGAGGAAATCGTAAGACTCTTAATATATTTATTATTAAGCATAGTTTACATGGCTTTTTGGCTGGCACTTTCCATGCTGTTTTCAGTTATCTTTCGCCAAACGGCAACTTCGGCTCTTTCCGGCATCGCATTATGGCTGTTTCTTACCATATTTCTACCTATATTTGCAGGCATGGTGGCCGATACCTTCTACCCCATAGCCGATAGCGCAGATGCTCTGACACAGCTAAATAATATCAGGATTGCTCAGGGCATAAGCAGGTTATCACCGTCAACGCTTTACAGCGAAGCAGCAGTAACTATTCTCTCGCCAAGTGTCAGGACGCTGGGACCCGTATTGCTGGAACAGGCCTATGGAGCCATACCGGGCTTCTTGCCTCTAGGCCAGAGCCTGCTTCTGATATGGCCGCATCTTACAGGTCTTGTAGCAGGGACTGTAATTATCTTTGGCATAACTTATACACTCTTTATTCGGCAAGAAATCCGCGCTTGA
- a CDS encoding cellulose biosynthesis cyclic di-GMP-binding regulatory protein BcsB gives MKIPLRYAGALDFDKSSVTVYLNNIPVTNKLLSKDRADNDEITVKIPEEFRDADSLELKLIFYLEPHDFDCKNWRYGDIWALISKDTSFNIPQEVIEDRFFQYYPDMFIKNGTFDDVLLVIPDKVNQNYLTMAANITAFIGHSVSRVENLSVIKGTELETTHNNIIVIGTPWDNVAIKNLNDKLYIKFDKNFEKFEPSDKIYLLEDYSRGLSSLQLLASPFNSKKHLMVVTAAEEKNLMPTQTYLKDLAFNVQLSGDGLVIDSDGDIYSAYFVKPKQAAQDESGQTSPKGKIRLRDNPQFIIYLIFFLMIIIISVYGLIIITRSKE, from the coding sequence ATAAAAATTCCTCTGCGATATGCAGGGGCGCTGGATTTTGACAAATCTTCTGTTACAGTTTATTTAAACAATATACCGGTAACCAACAAACTATTAAGTAAAGATAGAGCAGATAACGATGAGATCACAGTAAAAATACCGGAAGAATTTAGAGATGCCGATTCTTTAGAATTAAAATTAATTTTTTATCTTGAGCCACATGATTTTGACTGCAAAAATTGGCGTTACGGAGATATATGGGCTTTAATATCAAAGGATACAAGCTTTAATATTCCTCAAGAAGTTATTGAAGACAGATTTTTTCAGTACTATCCGGACATGTTTATAAAAAACGGCACATTTGATGATGTTTTATTAGTGATCCCAGATAAAGTAAACCAAAATTACCTTACAATGGCAGCAAATATAACAGCATTTATAGGGCATAGTGTAAGTAGAGTGGAAAACCTATCGGTGATAAAAGGCACCGAACTTGAAACAACCCACAACAATATTATAGTTATCGGTACACCTTGGGACAATGTTGCTATAAAAAATCTAAACGATAAACTGTATATAAAGTTTGATAAGAACTTTGAAAAATTTGAACCAAGTGATAAAATTTATCTACTTGAAGACTACAGCAGGGGTTTGTCATCTCTGCAACTGCTGGCTTCGCCATTTAACAGCAAGAAACATTTAATGGTGGTTACGGCAGCCGAAGAAAAAAATTTAATGCCGACACAAACTTACCTTAAAGACTTGGCGTTTAATGTGCAGCTTTCTGGTGATGGGTTGGTAATTGACAGTGATGGGGATATTTATAGTGCATACTTTGTAAAACCAAAACAAGCAGCACAAGATGAAAGCGGCCAAACCTCTCCGAAAGGCAAAATAAGATTACGCGACAATCCTCAATTTATAATATACCTGATCTTCTTCCTCATGATAATAATTATAAGTGTTTATGGCTTAATAATTATAACCCGAAGTAAAGAATAA
- a CDS encoding cellulose biosynthesis cyclic di-GMP-binding regulatory protein BcsB: MKKITCIIIIFVVLLNSSAISAYAESKQDIYYVVQAGFYKDKAVLEENYNNLKTKGFPAYKFTVAGGTRLYVGNYKDMQTAKEVANKLQALGFETLIHTQESTTKPMVTSTGLPADIINTAANIAAEAPKITANTQNMVKNIPMSEDATIKGIFGGHSIFFFVDENWQVKDDCFLELVFSQSEIKKYKNSTLTVLVNNMPIKSITLSDKADYKAIEKIPLPKEQIIKGYNSIKFSTYHRITEESCTDDLNPANWITLHSESYIHIEYEEIPDKIGINDYPYPYLKVSALEPVNCIIAVPDRANNSQITAAMVIAADFGRRVPYNNVDVKVVHYSDIKNIDENTNFIVIGSSADTGDQIFEPIRKELPDLKNRALIKEKASPNDTSKRILYLISDNDEMLLTAARSLTLDNLILQMKTDTQFILKNDVENYEAEKQTDILTLKDLGYEDTILKGIFYQQATYTINLPRNHRLKKEFLYKNSSAICRGAGF, encoded by the coding sequence ATGAAAAAGATAACATGTATAATCATTATCTTTGTTGTATTACTAAATAGCAGTGCTATTAGTGCTTACGCTGAATCAAAGCAAGACATTTATTATGTTGTTCAGGCGGGCTTTTACAAAGATAAAGCAGTACTTGAAGAAAATTACAATAACCTAAAAACAAAGGGATTCCCTGCATATAAGTTTACTGTTGCAGGCGGAACTCGTTTGTATGTAGGGAATTATAAAGATATGCAAACTGCAAAAGAAGTGGCAAATAAACTGCAAGCTCTAGGCTTTGAAACTTTAATACACACTCAAGAATCAACGACCAAACCTATGGTAACCTCAACTGGCTTGCCGGCAGATATAATAAATACGGCTGCAAATATAGCTGCTGAAGCTCCGAAAATTACAGCAAATACACAGAACATGGTAAAAAATATTCCTATGTCAGAAGATGCTACAATAAAAGGAATCTTTGGGGGGCACAGCATTTTCTTTTTTGTCGATGAAAACTGGCAGGTAAAGGATGACTGCTTTTTGGAACTAGTATTTAGTCAAAGCGAGATAAAAAAATATAAAAATTCTACATTGACAGTGCTCGTTAATAATATGCCGATAAAAAGCATCACATTGAGTGACAAAGCAGATTATAAAGCAATAGAAAAGATACCGCTGCCAAAAGAACAAATCATAAAAGGCTATAACTCCATTAAATTTTCTACATATCATCGAATTACTGAAGAATCTTGCACTGATGACCTAAATCCTGCTAATTGGATTACACTTCACAGTGAATCATACATACATATAGAGTATGAAGAAATTCCGGATAAAATTGGAATCAATGATTATCCATATCCTTACCTTAAAGTATCAGCTTTAGAGCCGGTTAATTGCATCATAGCGGTACCGGATAGAGCCAATAATAGTCAAATAACTGCTGCCATGGTGATTGCGGCAGATTTTGGGCGGAGAGTTCCTTACAACAATGTGGATGTTAAAGTAGTGCATTACAGTGATATAAAAAACATAGATGAAAATACCAATTTTATTGTTATAGGCAGCTCTGCTGATACAGGCGATCAAATCTTTGAACCGATAAGAAAAGAATTACCCGATTTAAAAAATAGAGCCTTAATAAAAGAAAAAGCGTCACCAAATGATACGTCTAAACGTATACTCTATCTAATATCAGATAACGATGAAATGCTGCTTACAGCAGCCAGGTCTCTGACTTTAGATAATTTAATCTTACAAATGAAAACAGATACTCAATTTATATTAAAAAATGATGTTGAAAATTATGAAGCCGAAAAACAGACTGATATATTGACCCTGAAAGATTTAGGATATGAAGATACCATACTTAAAGGAATATTTTATCAGCAGGCAACATATACGATAAATCTGCCCAGAAATCACAGGTTAAAAAAAGAATTCCTCTATAAAAATTCCTCTGCGATATGCAGGGGCGCTGGATTTTGA
- a CDS encoding glycosyltransferase family 2 protein, giving the protein MYSLFAIWILLLFNAWLSFAGYSFFQETEEKKIDVVRGITNHPTISILVPAHNEEKVIERSVMAMLKMDYPKSKRELIVINDNSEDNTGAILENIKSRYPFENLKIITTDSITGGRGKANALNTGLQHANGDYIVVYDADNTPEVMSLRYLVYEITNSKEYGAVIGKFRTRNKDTNLLTRFINIETLSFQWMIQGGRWKRFRLCLLPGTNFIVRKDLLEQIGGWDSKAIAEDTELSIRIYMNGYKIAFMPKAVSWEQEPETLRVWFKQRTRWVKGNIYVLSKYLFPLPKCSGSILIDLYYRLLESCLFFFAVISSDIIFILGLLNISKISLPGNFIIIWMLAYILFILEISINLTMEKGEYNLSNFLLVVMMYLTYCQCWIAVCLSGIYSYIKDSIFKREHIWYKTERF; this is encoded by the coding sequence ATGTATTCGCTTTTTGCAATTTGGATTTTGCTGCTTTTCAATGCATGGCTGTCCTTTGCAGGTTATAGTTTTTTTCAGGAAACAGAGGAAAAAAAGATTGATGTGGTAAGGGGTATTACAAACCATCCGACAATTTCTATATTAGTGCCTGCACATAATGAAGAAAAGGTTATTGAAAGATCAGTTATGGCAATGCTGAAGATGGACTATCCAAAAAGCAAACGGGAATTAATAGTAATAAATGACAATTCGGAAGACAATACAGGTGCTATCTTGGAAAATATTAAATCCAGATACCCTTTCGAAAATCTAAAAATCATAACGACTGACAGTATAACAGGCGGCAGAGGCAAGGCGAATGCGCTAAATACCGGCTTGCAGCATGCAAATGGAGATTATATAGTTGTCTATGATGCAGATAACACACCTGAGGTTATGTCGCTGCGCTATCTTGTTTACGAGATTACCAATTCAAAGGAATATGGTGCGGTAATCGGCAAGTTCAGAACCCGGAACAAAGATACAAATCTTTTAACAAGATTTATAAATATAGAAACTCTCAGTTTTCAGTGGATGATTCAGGGTGGCAGATGGAAGCGCTTTAGACTGTGTCTTTTGCCAGGCACCAATTTTATAGTAAGAAAAGATTTATTAGAGCAGATTGGAGGCTGGGATTCTAAGGCCATAGCTGAGGATACCGAGTTAAGCATCAGGATATATATGAACGGCTACAAAATAGCCTTTATGCCAAAGGCAGTATCCTGGGAGCAAGAGCCGGAAACCCTTCGGGTGTGGTTTAAACAGAGGACTCGATGGGTGAAAGGGAATATTTACGTTCTCAGCAAATATCTGTTCCCTCTCCCAAAATGTTCAGGTTCAATACTTATCGATCTTTATTACAGACTTTTAGAAAGCTGTTTGTTCTTTTTTGCAGTAATATCATCGGACATTATTTTTATTCTGGGCTTACTAAATATAAGTAAAATTTCACTGCCCGGCAATTTTATAATAATATGGATGTTAGCCTATATATTATTTATTCTAGAAATAAGCATAAACCTTACAATGGAAAAGGGCGAGTATAACTTAAGCAATTTTTTACTTGTGGTAATGATGTATCTTACTTATTGCCAGTGTTGGATTGCAGTGTGTCTTTCCGGCATATATTCTTACATAAAAGACTCGATTTTTAAAAGAGAACATATTTGGTATAAGACTGAAAGATTCTAG